A genomic region of Anopheles coustani chromosome 3, idAnoCousDA_361_x.2, whole genome shotgun sequence contains the following coding sequences:
- the LOC131258991 gene encoding glucose dehydrogenase [FAD, quinone], which yields MVFNVLIASSVIKTATVVGSSLWLIPFLLGAISYYRYDRVDPESRVINQDALYAEYDFVVVGGGSAGAVVANRLTEIHRWKVLLLEAGPDENEISDVPSLAAYLQLSKLDWAYKTEPTGKACLGMVNNRCNWPRGKVLGGSSVLNYMIYVRGNRNDFNHWESLGNPGWGYEDVLQFFVKSEDNRNPYLARNPYHGQGGLLTVQEAPWHTPLVAAFVEAGTEIGYENRDINGAKQTGFMIAQGTIRRGSRCSTAKAFLRPIRLRKNLHIAMNAHVTKLVIDPETKHAVGVEFIRGGKRHVVRARKEIIMAAGSINTPQILMLSGIGPKAHLDDVGIPTLQDLPVGENLQDHVGMGGLTFLVDKPVAILQNRLEAGSVTMNYVINERGPMTILGGLEGIAFVNTPFANVSDDWPDIQFHMAPASLNSDGGARVKKILGLKEDLYKEVFHPIENTYSWTIMPLLLRPRSRGWVRLKSKNPFHYPLMNPNYFEDPFDAATLVEGAKIALRVGDAKVFKQFGNRVHRKPLPNCKHHKFLSDAYLDCQVRTISMTIYHPVGTCKMGPHWDPEAVVDPRLRVYGISGLRVIDASVMPTIVSGNTNAAVIMIGEKGAHIIKEDWLGHDR from the coding sequence ATGGTCTTTAACGTACTGATAGCATCGTCTGTGATCAAAACGGCCACCGTCGTTGGCTCTAGTCTGTGGCTCATCCCGTTTCTGCTGGGAGCCATCTCCTACTACCGGTACGATCGCGTCGACCCGGAGTCGCGCGTCATCAACCAGGACGCGCTGTACGCAGAGTATgacttcgtcgtcgtcggcggcggTTCGGCCGGCGCCGTCGTGGCGAACCGATTGACCGAGATCCACCGCTGGAAGGTGCTGCTGCTTGAGGCCGGGCCGGACGAGAACGAAATCTCGGACGTACCGTCGCTCGCGGCCTACCTGCAGCTCAGCAAGCTCGATTGGGCGTACAAGACGGAACCGACCGGCAAGGCGTGCCTGGGCATGGTGAACAACCGGTGCAACTGGCCCCGGGGGAAGGTGCTCGGCGGTTCGTCCGTGCTCAACTACATGATCTACGTGCGGGGCAACCGGAACGACTTCAATCACTGGGAGTCACTCGGCAATCCGGGCTGGGGTTACGAGGATGTGCTGCAGTTCTTCGTGAAATCGGAGGACAACCGTAACCCATATCTGGCGCGCAATCCGTACCACGGCCAGGGCGGGCTGCTGACGGTGCAGGAGGCCCCGTGGCATACACCGCTGGTGGCGGCCTTCGTCGAGGCGGGCACGGAGATCGGGTACGAGAATCGGGACATAAACGGCGCGAAGCAGACCGGCTTCATGATCGCGCAAGGTACCATCCGGCGGGGCAGCAGATGCAGTACGGCGAAGGCGTTCCTGCGGCCAATCCGGCTGCGCAAGAACCTGCACATAGCGATGAACGCGCACGTCACCAAGCTGGTGATCGATCCGGAGACCAAGCACGCGGTCGGTGTGGAGTTCATCCGCGGTGGCAAGCGGCATGTGGTGCGCGCTCGGAAAGAGATCATCATGGCGGCCGGGTCGATCAACACACCGCAGATACTGATGCTGTCCGGCATAGGACCGAAGGCGCACCTGGACGATGTCGGGATCCCGACGCTGCAGGATCTGCCGGTGGGCGAAAACCTGCAGGATCACGTCGGAATGGGCGGGCTGACGTTTCTCGTCGACAAACCGGTCGCCATCCTGCAGAACCGGCTCGAGGCGGGCTCGGTCACGATGAACTACGTCATCAACGAGCGCGGACCGATGACCATACTCGGCGGGCTGGAGGGTATCGCGTTCGTCAACACACCGTTCGCCAACGTCAGCGACGATTGGCCGGACATTCAGTTCCACATGGCGCCCGCGTCGCTCAACTCGGACGGTGGCGCCCGGGTCAAGAAGATCCTCGGACTGAAGGAGGACCTGTACAAGGAGGTGTTTCATCCGATCGAGAACACGTACAGCTGGACGATCATGCCGCTGCTACTGCGACCCCGGTCGCGCGGCTGGGTGCGCCTGAAGTCGAAGAACCCATTCCACTATCCGCTCATGAACCCCAACTACTTCGAGGACCCGTTCGACGCGGCCACGCTCGTCGAGGGCGCCAAGATTGCGCTGCGTGTCGGCGACGCGAAGGTGTTCAAGCAGTTCGGCAACCGGGTGCACCGGAAGCCGCTGCCCAACTGCAAGCACCACAAGTTCCTGTCGGACGCGTACCTCGACTGCCAGGTGCGCACGATTTCGATGACCATCTACCATCCGGTCGGCACTTGCAAGATGGGCCCCCACTGGGACCCGGAAGCGGTCGTCGATCCCCGGCTGCGCGTGTACGGCATCTCCGGGCTGCGCGTGATCGATGCCAGCGTCATGCCGACGATCGTCAGCGGCAACACGAACGCGGCCGTCATCATGATCGGCGAGAAGGGCGCGCACATCATCAAGGAGGACTGGTTGGGGCACGACCGGTAG